In the Chroococcidiopsis sp. SAG 2025 genome, one interval contains:
- a CDS encoding alpha/beta hydrolase, with amino-acid sequence MSCNFPARTWLGVVLSSLGLWFLPIPGIANCAIAAKKIYISYGAIERSISVNSLESYAKKGIVDDELATYAAYVSPQRLLQLQRVLLKRIDLSPVAVSQFLYTPTGTTLLERLGEVVQTESRQSGFYALRSALVLAAADPKGLTLLNILHKFPTNVRVNMGRMLQLAEALETLISQSRRAIALISENSTVAAAQVQGINFSQLPDLRSPGRFSWSKQTLKLSDRRRDRAFVADLYLPREQGERELRKLRERREPREQRSRGAGEQRGRGAEGQLPPLPITNYQLPNPDASQS; translated from the coding sequence ATGTCATGTAATTTTCCTGCTCGGACTTGGCTAGGAGTTGTGCTAAGTAGTTTAGGACTGTGGTTTTTACCCATACCTGGAATTGCCAACTGTGCGATCGCGGCAAAAAAAATTTATATTTCCTATGGAGCGATCGAACGGTCTATTTCTGTAAACTCCTTGGAAAGCTACGCTAAAAAAGGCATAGTTGACGACGAGCTAGCTACCTATGCAGCATATGTCAGTCCCCAACGATTGTTACAATTACAACGAGTTTTACTCAAACGGATCGATCTAAGTCCGGTTGCAGTATCCCAGTTTCTTTATACGCCAACTGGAACAACCCTGTTAGAAAGACTAGGCGAGGTTGTCCAAACTGAATCTCGGCAATCGGGATTTTATGCCCTGCGCTCGGCACTCGTTTTAGCAGCAGCAGATCCAAAAGGCTTAACACTCCTGAACATACTACACAAATTTCCGACTAACGTACGAGTTAATATGGGGCGGATGCTTCAGCTGGCTGAAGCCCTAGAAACCTTGATTAGCCAATCTCGCAGAGCGATCGCCTTAATTTCCGAAAATTCGACAGTCGCAGCTGCTCAAGTACAAGGAATAAATTTTTCTCAGTTACCAGATTTGCGATCGCCTGGACGTTTTAGTTGGAGCAAGCAAACCTTAAAATTAAGCGATCGCCGCCGCGATCGGGCTTTTGTTGCCGATCTTTATTTACCAAGGGAGCAGGGGGAAAGAGAGCTGAGGAAGCTGAGGGAGAGAAGAGAACCCAGGGAGCAGAGGAGCAGAGGGGCAGGGGAGCAGAGGGGCAGGGGAGCAGAGGGGCAACTACCACCATTACCAATTACCAATTACCAATTACCGAATCCCGACGCTTCCCAGTCATAG
- a CDS encoding protein kinase domain-containing protein, with product MPVYCTQGHENLPESRFCMHCGEKLSLASGNGLYSGQILGDRYSIVRLLAQGGFGRTYLAEDTNRFRELCVLKEFAPQAQSNTLLRKAAELFEREAGVLYKLQHPQIPRFRELFRVKIDSKEHLFLVQDYVEGETYRSLLDERMQQGKFFSETEIVHLLQQILPVLDYIHSAGVIHRDISPENLILRTSDRLPMLIDFGGVKQVVATVSSAKSGRGMHTATLLGKVGYAPPEQMQQGVVYPHSDLYALAATVLVLLTGKEPQELIDDRHLTWHWRREVNLTPMLGAMLDKMLSPRPSDRYHSAQHVFHLLQQHRTAATPIPTPMTVAVNKSPVAVAVKPVINIPQPVINIPKPVINFSQLVNNFPKPAINIPKPVIKIPSVTFFKTKKVWFALPIGIISAYMGWLAVSGWLQFQSNLTEKKVPQSPKVAVKPQFSAAEQRRKNQLRDRRQRMGINNRYYIALVDQVFWERYPQYKGRRLTANPEDAKIRADWDNLAAECLDWLQFLPSETRKRLGSYSQKDRSRWQQQLDRLNLSNRVLYDLADAAFLQMFPQQRGQNFMNKPINQVWYAIAEEKLQAILKGNAYEKIEFDSGTSERQVSGRLKSGEGKTFVAELTEEQVMQLELEADPQVLISVYSPTGKIKLMEDSRDRTWDGNLPESGFYELVIVSTASGKSDYQLKLIISE from the coding sequence ATGCCCGTATACTGCACTCAAGGTCACGAAAACTTGCCTGAAAGTCGTTTTTGTATGCATTGCGGCGAGAAGCTGTCTCTAGCGTCGGGAAATGGCTTGTATTCAGGACAGATATTAGGCGATCGCTACTCGATCGTACGCTTGTTAGCACAAGGTGGTTTTGGGCGCACCTATCTAGCGGAGGATACTAACCGCTTTCGCGAACTCTGCGTTTTGAAAGAATTTGCGCCGCAAGCACAGAGTAATACTCTTTTACGCAAAGCAGCAGAATTGTTTGAACGGGAAGCGGGAGTTCTTTACAAATTGCAGCATCCGCAAATTCCCCGCTTTCGCGAATTATTTCGCGTCAAAATTGACAGTAAAGAACATTTATTTCTCGTCCAAGATTACGTAGAAGGGGAAACCTACCGCAGCTTGTTAGATGAGAGAATGCAGCAAGGAAAATTTTTTAGCGAGACAGAGATCGTTCACCTCTTGCAGCAAATTCTTCCTGTATTAGATTACATCCACAGTGCAGGAGTCATTCATCGGGATATTTCCCCAGAAAATTTAATTTTACGCACTAGCGATCGCCTACCAATGCTGATCGATTTTGGTGGTGTCAAACAAGTTGTTGCGACTGTTTCATCGGCTAAGTCTGGTAGGGGAATGCATACCGCTACGCTACTAGGAAAAGTCGGCTACGCACCACCCGAACAAATGCAGCAGGGGGTAGTCTATCCTCACAGCGATTTGTATGCCTTGGCTGCTACGGTATTAGTTTTACTTACAGGTAAAGAACCACAAGAATTAATCGACGATCGCCATCTTACATGGCACTGGCGGCGAGAAGTCAATCTCACGCCAATGTTGGGGGCGATGTTAGATAAAATGCTATCTCCTCGCCCTAGCGATCGCTATCATTCCGCACAACACGTTTTCCACCTCTTACAGCAGCATCGCACCGCTGCAACACCCATACCTACTCCCATGACAGTAGCAGTTAATAAGTCGCCAGTTGCCGTTGCTGTCAAGCCAGTTATTAATATTCCCCAACCAGTTATTAACATTCCGAAGCCAGTTATTAATTTTTCTCAGTTGGTTAACAATTTTCCCAAACCAGCAATTAACATTCCGAAGCCAGTTATTAAAATTCCTAGCGTTACTTTTTTCAAAACCAAAAAAGTTTGGTTTGCATTACCAATAGGAATTATATCTGCATATATGGGTTGGTTAGCAGTGAGTGGTTGGTTGCAATTTCAATCAAATCTAACTGAAAAGAAAGTACCTCAGTCGCCAAAAGTAGCGGTTAAACCTCAGTTTTCTGCTGCCGAACAACGCCGTAAAAATCAATTGCGCGATCGCCGCCAGCGAATGGGGATAAATAACAGATATTACATTGCTTTAGTAGACCAAGTTTTTTGGGAAAGATATCCTCAGTATAAAGGTCGTCGTCTCACGGCGAATCCAGAGGATGCAAAAATTAGGGCTGATTGGGATAATTTGGCGGCGGAATGTTTGGATTGGTTGCAATTTCTGCCCTCAGAAACTCGCAAGCGTTTGGGTAGTTACTCGCAAAAAGATCGATCGCGTTGGCAGCAGCAATTGGATCGACTAAACCTGAGTAATAGAGTTTTATACGATTTAGCTGATGCTGCCTTTTTACAAATGTTTCCCCAACAGCGGGGACAAAATTTTATGAATAAACCAATTAATCAGGTTTGGTATGCGATCGCTGAGGAGAAGTTGCAAGCTATCTTGAAGGGAAACGCTTATGAGAAAATTGAGTTTGATTCTGGAACGAGTGAAAGACAAGTTAGCGGTAGGTTAAAGTCAGGTGAAGGTAAAACTTTTGTTGCCGAATTGACAGAAGAACAAGTGATGCAACTGGAATTGGAAGCCGATCCGCAAGTTTTAATTTCAGTGTATTCTCCTACAGGTAAAATTAAGCTGATGGAAGATTCTCGCGATCGCACTTGGGATGGAAATCTACCAGAATCCGGTTTTTACGAGTTGGTTATTGTATCTACTGCGTCTGGTAAGAGCGATTATCAGCTTAAACTAATTATTAGCGAATAG